Part of the Pseudomonas chlororaphis genome, CCTGCTGGCCGTCAGCGAACCGGACAGCCGCAAAGGGCCGAAGGACACGGGTGAATTCGCGGCGTTGGTGGATTACCGAACGCTCATCGAAGGGCTCTGACGCGATCAATGTGGCGAGGGCGCTTGCTCCCGCTGGACCGGGCTGGCGCTCCAGTGCGCAGCGCTCTCCAAAAATGCGACTGCTACGCAGCCGAGCGGGAACAAGCGCCCTCGCCACAGGTATCGGTTACTCAGGAATACGCAACACCTGCCCCGGATAGATCTTGTCCGGGTGCGACAGCAGCGGTTTGTTGGCTTCGAAGATCTTGTTGTACTTGTTCGCATCCCCGTACTCGGCCTTGGCGATCGCACTGAGGGTGTCACCTTTTTTCACCGTGACGAAACGTGCCGCCTGGGCCACCGGACCGGTGACGGTGATCTGGTCGTCGACACTGCCGACACCGGCGATATTGCCCACCGCCAACAGGATTTTTTCCTTCTCTTCCTGGCTTGCCACTTCACCGGTGACGGTGACGGTATCGCCTTCGATGGTGGCATGCACATTCGGATTACCGAGACCGACCTTGTTGATGTGTTCTTTCAACTGCTCGCTCGCATCAGCATTGCCAGGCGTCAGCAGGTCGATCAGCTTTTCACCTGCTTCCTTCACAAAGCTAAAAAGACTCATGGCACACGCTCCTTGATTAGGTATCCAGACGCCAAAGACTAGACCAAGCCAGGCGAACCCGACGCCAAGCCGACCAATGACCCCGTCACGCACAAGCGCTAGAATCCGAATCTTCCCGCGCGCTGGAGCGAAGATGGACATCAAGCAGCTGAAATTTCTCATCGCCCTGGATGAAACCCGTCATTTCGGCCAAGCCGCCGCCCGCTGCCACATCACCCAGCCCACCCTGTCGATGCGCCTGCGCAGCCTCGAGGAAGAACTCGGCCTGCCACTGGTCAACCGCGGCCAGCGCTTCGAAGGCTTCACTGCCCCGGGAGAGCGGGTGCTGGCCTGGGCACGCACGGTGCTGGCCGCCCATGACGGCCTGCTGGCGGAGGCGGCGGCCTGTCGCGGCAACCTGGCGGGTACGCTGCGCCTGGGCGTGGTGCCGTTGTCGGACTTCGACCCGCTGTCGATGATGCAGCGCCTGCACGACGAGCACCCCAACCTGCGTTTCGAATTGTCGTCCCTGAGCTCCGAACAGATTCTCGAACAACTGGCGAACAACCGCATCGACCTGGGCATTTCCTACCTGGAACGCCTGGACAACGAACGCTTCGAGGCCTTGCCCTTCAGCCAGACCCGCATGGGCCTGCTGTATGACCAGCGGTATTTCTTCTTCGGCGAACAGGCGCTGAGCTGGCAAGCGTTGATTGAACTGCCGTTGGGCATGCTCACCAGCGGCATGCATTTTCGCCAGTCCATCGACTACCACTTCCACAGCCGGGGCCTCACGCCGCAACCGCTGCTGCAAACCGACGCCGTGCATCAATTGTTGCAAGCGGTGCACGGCGGGCTGTGCTGCGCGGTAATGCCGCTGGACAGCGGCCTGGACGTCCTCACCGAAGACTTGCGCATCCAACCCATCGACAGCGCGCACACCCTGGTGCCGCTGGGGATGATCATGCGGCGTGGCGCCCCCCGCTCGGCGCTGGCGGAAGCCTGTTTCGCGCTCTATCAGAAATCAGCGACAGCTTCTTGATCGACGTCATCTATTGATAGATCAGTAATAGCGATTAGACGTGGCAGATTGCCGCATTTAGTCTTGTCACTATTCCACACATCGGTGATGTCATGAAAACCAAGCCTCCGGCCTGCCCGGTGCCCGCGGTGCAAGCACCCGTGCCCACCGCGAGCCAGAGCTATCAATACGTCAACCTGGACCACTCCCAAGCCGACAGCGCCGCGCTGGCCGAGGAAGTGGCGTTGGCGATCGCCTACAACGGCATCAGCCAGGCCGTGATGCTGGTCACCCCCACCGACCTGGAAGACTTCATCGTCGGTTTCAGCCTGGGCAGCGGCATCATCGAAGACGCATCCGACATCTACGACCTGCAACTGAGCGGCAGTGGTTCGGCCCAGTCTGCCCAGGTGACCATCGCCAACCGCGCGTTCTGGAACCTCAAGCAGCAACGCCGGCAGTTGGCGGGCACCAGCGGCTGCGGATTATGCGGCGTGGAAGCGCTGGAACAGGCGCTGCCGAACCTCAAGGTCTTGCCCGGTGCCGCGTTGCCGCCCGCGCCATGGCTCGAAGGCCTGCGTCAGCGCATCGGCCAGTTCCAGCCACTGGGCCAATACTGCGGTGCGGTTCACGCCGCGCTGTTCATGAACGCCCAGGGCGAACTGTTGCTGGGCCGCGAAGACATTGGCCGGCACAACGCCCTCGACAAGCTGATCGGTGCATTGGTCCGGCAACGGATCCAGGTCACCGGTGGCGTGGCGATCGTCACCAGCCGTTGCAGCCTCGAACTGATCCAGAAAGTGCTGCGGGCCGGCATCCAGACCCTGGTCAGCCTGTCGTCGCCCACCGGCCTTGCCGTGCAATGGGCCCGTCAACACAACCTCAACCTTATCCACCTGCCGCAAAAAAGTGCGCCGCGGGTCTACAGCCCTGCGATGGAGAATCACGCGTGAGCAATCATCAACAAGCCGACCAGAAACCCGTTCCGCGCTACAAGCCCTACAAGGGCCCGGCCGGTGGTTGGGGCGCGCTGATCAGCGTCGCCCAAGCCTGGTTGACCAGCGATAACGCGCTGAAAAATATCCGCATGATGCTCAAGACCAACCAGAACGGTGGTTTCGACTGCCCGGGCTGCGCATGGGGTGACTCGCCGGAAAGCGGCATGGTCAAGTTTTGCGAGAACGGTGCCAAGGCGGTGAACTGGGAAGCCACCAAGCGCCGCGTCGATGCGGCCTTCTTCGCCAAGCACAGCGTGACCTCGCTGTTGGAGCAAAGTGACTACTGGCTCGAATACCAGGGCCGCCTGACCGAGCCGATGCGCTACGACGCCGAGACCGATCGCTACACGCCCATCGGCTGGGAAGCGGCGTTCGCCCTGATCGGCAAGCACCTGCAAGGGCTTTCCAACCCGAACCAGGCCGAGTTCTACACTTCGGGCCGGGCCAGCAACGAAGCGGCCTACCTGTATCAATTGTTCGTCCGCGCCTACGGCACCAACAACTTCCCCGACTGCTCGAACATGTGCCACGAAGCCAGCGGCGTGGCGCTGTCCCAGAGCGTAGGCGTGGGCAAGGGCACGGTGACCTTCGACGACTTCGAGCACGCCGACGCCATTTTCGTCTGGGGCCAGAACCCCGGCACCAACCACCCACGGATGCTCGAACCGCTGCGCGAAGCCGTGAAGCGCGGCGCCCAGGTGGTGTGCATCAACCCGCTCAAGGAGCGCGGCCTGGAGCGTTTCCAGCATCCGCAGCACCCGTTCGAAATGCTCACCAACGGCGACAAACCGACCAACACCGCCTATTTCCGCCCGGCGTTGGGTGGCGACATGGCGATCCTGCGCGGCATGGCGAAGTTCCTGCTGCAATGGGAGCGTGACGCCCAGAAAGCCGGCGCTCCAGCGGTGTTCGACCACGCGTTCCTCAATGAACACAGCGTCAACGTGCTGGATTACCTGGCCGTGGTCGACGACACGCCGTGGGAACAGATCGTCGAGCAATCGGGCCTGTCCCTGGTGGAAATCGAGCAAGCGGCGCGCATGTACGCCAAGAGCAAGAACGTGATCATGTGCTGGGCGATGGGGATCACCCAGCATCGCCATTCGGTAGCGACCATCCAGGAAATCGCCAACCTGATGATGCTGCGCGGCAACATCGGCCGGCCAGGCGCTGGCCTGTGCCCGGTACGCGGCCACAGCAACGTCCAGGGCGACCGCACCATGGGCATCAACGAACGCCCGCCGACGGCCTTCCTCGACGCGCTGGAGCGGCGCTTCCAGTTCAAGGTACCGCGCGAATATGGCCACAACGTGGTCGAGGCGATCCATGCCATGGCCAACGGCGAGGCGAAAGTCTTCATCGCCCTGGGCGGCAACTTTGCCCAGGCCACGCCAGACAGCCGTCGGACCTTCGAGGCCCTGGCCAACTGCGACCTGACCGTGCAGATCAGCACCAAGCTCAACCGCAGCCACCTGGCCCACGGGAAAGAAGCGCTGATCCTGCCGTGCCTGGGCCGCACCGACATCGACCTGCAAACCGAAGGCGCGCAAGCAGTCACCGTCGAAGACTCCTTCAGCATGGTCCACGCCTCCAAGGGCCAGTTGCAGCCATTGTCCAACCAGATGCGCTCCGAACCCTGGATCATCGCCGGCATCGCCGCCGCCACGCTGGGCAGCCGTCCGGTGGACTGGAACTGGCTGGCGGCCGACTACAACCGCATTCGCGAGCTGATCGCCGACACGGTGCCGGGCTTCAAGGACTTCAACGAAAAGCTGCAGAACCCCGGTGGTTTCTACCTGGGTAACAGCGCCGGCGCGCGTCGCTGGAACACTGCCTCGGGCCGGGCCAATTTCAAACCCAACCTGCTGCCGGCCGACCTGGTGCATGAACGCACTCGCTCCACCGGCCAACAGCCCGACCTGATCATGCA contains:
- a CDS encoding peptidoglycan-binding protein LysM; the encoded protein is MSLFSFVKEAGEKLIDLLTPGNADASEQLKEHINKVGLGNPNVHATIEGDTVTVTGEVASQEEKEKILLAVGNIAGVGSVDDQITVTGPVAQAARFVTVKKGDTLSAIAKAEYGDANKYNKIFEANKPLLSHPDKIYPGQVLRIPE
- a CDS encoding LysR family transcriptional regulator, which encodes MDIKQLKFLIALDETRHFGQAAARCHITQPTLSMRLRSLEEELGLPLVNRGQRFEGFTAPGERVLAWARTVLAAHDGLLAEAAACRGNLAGTLRLGVVPLSDFDPLSMMQRLHDEHPNLRFELSSLSSEQILEQLANNRIDLGISYLERLDNERFEALPFSQTRMGLLYDQRYFFFGEQALSWQALIELPLGMLTSGMHFRQSIDYHFHSRGLTPQPLLQTDAVHQLLQAVHGGLCCAVMPLDSGLDVLTEDLRIQPIDSAHTLVPLGMIMRRGAPRSALAEACFALYQKSATAS
- a CDS encoding iron ABC transporter substrate-binding protein, which translates into the protein MKTKPPACPVPAVQAPVPTASQSYQYVNLDHSQADSAALAEEVALAIAYNGISQAVMLVTPTDLEDFIVGFSLGSGIIEDASDIYDLQLSGSGSAQSAQVTIANRAFWNLKQQRRQLAGTSGCGLCGVEALEQALPNLKVLPGAALPPAPWLEGLRQRIGQFQPLGQYCGAVHAALFMNAQGELLLGREDIGRHNALDKLIGALVRQRIQVTGGVAIVTSRCSLELIQKVLRAGIQTLVSLSSPTGLAVQWARQHNLNLIHLPQKSAPRVYSPAMENHA
- a CDS encoding CbbBc protein, with the translated sequence MSNHQQADQKPVPRYKPYKGPAGGWGALISVAQAWLTSDNALKNIRMMLKTNQNGGFDCPGCAWGDSPESGMVKFCENGAKAVNWEATKRRVDAAFFAKHSVTSLLEQSDYWLEYQGRLTEPMRYDAETDRYTPIGWEAAFALIGKHLQGLSNPNQAEFYTSGRASNEAAYLYQLFVRAYGTNNFPDCSNMCHEASGVALSQSVGVGKGTVTFDDFEHADAIFVWGQNPGTNHPRMLEPLREAVKRGAQVVCINPLKERGLERFQHPQHPFEMLTNGDKPTNTAYFRPALGGDMAILRGMAKFLLQWERDAQKAGAPAVFDHAFLNEHSVNVLDYLAVVDDTPWEQIVEQSGLSLVEIEQAARMYAKSKNVIMCWAMGITQHRHSVATIQEIANLMMLRGNIGRPGAGLCPVRGHSNVQGDRTMGINERPPTAFLDALERRFQFKVPREYGHNVVEAIHAMANGEAKVFIALGGNFAQATPDSRRTFEALANCDLTVQISTKLNRSHLAHGKEALILPCLGRTDIDLQTEGAQAVTVEDSFSMVHASKGQLQPLSNQMRSEPWIIAGIAAATLGSRPVDWNWLAADYNRIRELIADTVPGFKDFNEKLQNPGGFYLGNSAGARRWNTASGRANFKPNLLPADLVHERTRSTGQQPDLIMQSMRSHDQYNTTIYGLDDRYRGVKGQRDVLFVNEADIIRLGFKPGQKADIVSLWDDGRERRVKGFTLLAFDIPAGQAAAYYPEVNPLVPLESTGDESHTPTSKFVAIRLEAASENGLILAKSA